A genome region from Candidatus Aminicenantes bacterium includes the following:
- a CDS encoding cupin domain-containing protein, with product MPKRLFILLAASAVVAISLAHAQQKTDVTPAPSYREDADWNRRHPGLDTDVSLYLNQWRDSPPHEGHGGLVEREILRRGDPFKPAQKGAVLRFLKTYNQAELAGGAETRDYSDPREQVFLYVMNGRGTLTIKDKAVALEDGSAVVIPPGITYRLKNPGLAPLELLLAAEETPADFVPNRTISVGRCGDSLPLLGAHWAHIARPFIYDIEPKFRNPMGFVPVSIDEFDIAQPHSHPAAAEEIWLQVKGRSLLLLGNRLFNQEPGEAFLVPPNNLVPHSSINAGGEPMLWLFFGCRK from the coding sequence ATGCCTAAACGGCTTTTTATCCTTCTGGCGGCATCCGCCGTCGTAGCCATCTCGCTAGCCCACGCCCAACAGAAAACCGATGTTACGCCCGCTCCCTCCTACCGGGAAGACGCGGACTGGAACCGCCGCCATCCGGGCTTGGACACGGACGTCTCCCTTTATCTCAACCAGTGGCGGGATTCGCCGCCTCACGAGGGTCACGGCGGGCTGGTCGAGCGGGAGATTCTCCGGCGGGGCGATCCCTTCAAGCCGGCACAGAAAGGCGCGGTCCTGCGGTTTCTGAAAACCTACAACCAGGCCGAGCTGGCCGGCGGGGCGGAGACGCGGGATTACAGCGATCCTCGCGAGCAGGTTTTTCTATACGTCATGAACGGGCGCGGCACCCTGACGATCAAGGACAAAGCCGTCGCGCTCGAGGACGGATCGGCCGTCGTGATCCCGCCGGGAATCACATATCGACTGAAAAACCCCGGCCTGGCGCCGCTCGAGCTCCTGCTAGCCGCCGAGGAGACACCGGCGGATTTCGTACCGAACCGGACGATCTCCGTCGGACGATGCGGCGATTCCCTGCCGCTGCTGGGGGCCCATTGGGCCCATATCGCCCGGCCGTTCATCTACGACATCGAGCCGAAATTCCGGAACCCCATGGGCTTCGTCCCCGTGTCGATCGACGAGTTCGATATCGCCCAGCCGCACTCGCATCCGGCGGCCGCGGAGGAGATCTGGCTCCAGGTCAAGGGGCGCAGCCTTCTTCTGCTCGGGAACCGGCTTTTCAACCAGGAGCCCGGCGAAGCTTTCCTCGTTCCTCCGAACAATCTGGTTCCGCACAGCTCAATCAACGCCGGCGGTGAGCCGATGCTTTGGCTGTTCTTCGGATGCCGGAAGTGA
- a CDS encoding DUF362 domain-containing protein produces MKREPAPCDRRTFLKTAGWGMVGAGLAGSPLWSGAGRPRIEAAANPAARPAVGAASRVALVKGRDRREIIFQSLKLIEDDVWAAVDRKKRVLIKPNMAVDKNPLAITHVDAVRAVLEFLKPRCTKPITVAESGVLNTAAGFKANGYEALVKEFGVSLVDLNASPSWKPYYVFTKDQAPQPIRVYADFVDPNVCLISLARMKTHDTVLVTLSLKNVLMAAPVNDYKKSDKGFLHGAEKSLNDIMHFNLFHMAHRVWPDLAVIDGFESMEGHGPAWGTPLDTRLALASRDPLAADIVGTKIMGFDSSRILYLRTMAEAGLGAGDVEKIPILGTPLESCLFKFKAGPKMTEIYHLT; encoded by the coding sequence ATGAAACGCGAGCCCGCGCCTTGTGACCGGCGAACGTTCCTCAAAACGGCCGGCTGGGGTATGGTCGGAGCCGGCCTGGCTGGGAGCCCGTTGTGGAGCGGCGCCGGGAGACCCCGGATCGAGGCCGCCGCAAATCCGGCCGCCCGCCCGGCGGTGGGCGCTGCCTCCCGGGTCGCTCTGGTCAAAGGGCGGGATCGGCGCGAGATCATCTTCCAGTCGCTCAAGCTCATCGAGGACGACGTTTGGGCGGCCGTCGACCGGAAGAAGCGCGTCCTGATCAAGCCCAACATGGCCGTGGACAAGAACCCCCTGGCCATCACCCACGTCGACGCCGTGCGGGCGGTCCTGGAATTTCTCAAGCCGCGCTGCACGAAGCCGATCACAGTAGCCGAGTCCGGCGTCCTCAACACCGCGGCCGGCTTCAAGGCCAACGGCTACGAAGCATTGGTCAAGGAATTCGGCGTCTCCCTCGTCGATCTCAACGCCTCGCCTTCGTGGAAGCCCTATTACGTCTTCACCAAAGATCAGGCGCCCCAGCCGATCCGGGTCTACGCCGATTTCGTCGATCCCAACGTCTGCCTCATCTCGCTGGCCCGGATGAAGACCCACGACACCGTGCTCGTCACACTCTCTCTCAAGAACGTGCTGATGGCCGCACCCGTCAACGACTACAAGAAAAGCGACAAGGGCTTTCTCCACGGCGCGGAGAAGTCCCTCAACGACATCATGCACTTCAATCTCTTTCACATGGCCCACCGGGTCTGGCCCGACCTGGCCGTCATCGATGGCTTCGAGTCGATGGAGGGCCACGGCCCGGCCTGGGGAACGCCGCTCGACACGCGGCTGGCCTTGGCCAGCCGCGATCCGCTGGCCGCGGACATCGTCGGCACAAAAATCATGGGCTTTGATTCGTCGCGCATCCTCTACCTCAGGACCATGGCCGAGGCGGGGCTGGGCGCGGGCGATGTGGAAAAAATCCCGATTCTGGGGACGCCGCTCGAGTCGTGCCTTTTCAAGTTCAAGGCCGGCCCAAAGATGACCGAGATCTATCATCTGACATAG
- a CDS encoding cupin domain-containing protein — MKQIVPVLSGAVLLAMALAFGQVQSKLTVEPDPSFAEDALSNHRHPGLDTDVYLYINHWRNSVPYEGHGGFIERDILTPGDPLAPPRRGAVLKYIKAYKRAALEPRTNSRPFKSADEQVFLYVNGGSGKVESAGQSKEISDGTAVFIPAGVEFRVLNPSDCFLEAIMVVEGTTPGFVPNKTISVGDYHNSVPSIGMHWAHIGRGFGWDTPPKFANPVGFAIVSIDKFDIAQPHVHGPGCEEIWCQLKGTSLLLLGNRLFHQEPGEAFLIPPNRKVPHSSINATDEPMLWLYMGNRHDQAK, encoded by the coding sequence ATGAAGCAAATCGTTCCCGTTCTGAGCGGAGCCGTCTTGCTGGCCATGGCCCTGGCCTTCGGCCAGGTCCAGTCGAAGCTCACCGTCGAGCCCGACCCGTCATTCGCCGAAGACGCGCTGTCCAATCACCGCCACCCCGGCCTGGACACGGACGTCTACCTCTACATCAACCACTGGCGCAACTCCGTGCCTTACGAGGGCCACGGCGGCTTCATCGAGCGTGACATCCTGACGCCCGGCGACCCGCTCGCCCCGCCCAGGCGCGGAGCGGTGCTGAAATACATCAAGGCCTACAAGCGGGCGGCCCTGGAGCCCCGCACCAACTCCCGGCCTTTCAAGAGTGCCGACGAACAGGTCTTCCTCTACGTCAACGGCGGCTCGGGCAAGGTCGAATCGGCGGGCCAATCGAAGGAGATCAGCGACGGCACGGCCGTCTTTATCCCGGCCGGCGTCGAGTTCCGCGTCCTCAACCCGAGCGATTGCTTCCTGGAGGCGATCATGGTCGTCGAGGGGACGACACCCGGCTTCGTCCCGAACAAGACGATTTCCGTCGGGGACTACCATAACTCCGTACCGAGCATCGGCATGCACTGGGCCCACATCGGGCGCGGCTTCGGCTGGGACACGCCGCCCAAGTTTGCCAACCCGGTGGGCTTCGCCATCGTCTCCATCGACAAGTTCGACATCGCCCAGCCGCACGTCCACGGCCCCGGCTGCGAAGAGATCTGGTGCCAGCTCAAGGGCACAAGCCTCTTGTTGCTCGGCAACCGTCTCTTCCACCAGGAGCCGGGCGAGGCCTTCCTGATCCCGCCGAACCGGAAAGTCCCCCACAGCTCCATCAACGCCACGGACGAGCCTATGCTCTGGCTGTACATGGGCAATCGCCACGACCAGGCCAAGTAA
- a CDS encoding SMP-30/gluconolactonase/LRE family protein, which translates to MRKQRTITASILAVLLAAFVLAALPACAKKPAWAAKNDKLITEKNIVVRTRGDIPSRGAVPNLADGVMTTLASLPEVLLAPGVKAKMYWAKGNLVAWLTLDPGASLPKETLPAERIMVVMKGAVSQFLGGANVEMRAETREDPDGTHGRTPRNDLLLLEKGTENAVQAGVAGAEIVEVYWPVRADYLAKAGVADAPPAPDVQFPIAPTVTPGTVYDLNDIQFTELQPGANSRLIGGHGAQLSFLRMDPGMNFAAHLHPEAQLMCVLRGAMDELILDATVPMKTGDLLYLPATMVHGGAVGEVGCDVLDVFFPPRPDYTAKKEARDAAFHAVIPASAEVELFVDGSKSGPGLTFNEGPKWLAGKLYVSSMFFDQKWNGSPAKSKTVEVDPDGTYRVISKGLQTNGLMPLPNGNLAVCDMFGHRVVEMTVKGKIVKTLASTFEGKPIDGPNDIVTDAKGGIYFTDPQFTPEAKKFQPGRAVYYIRPDGKLVRIIPPNDFAMPNGILLSPDGKTLYVNNTYDNESFWNVDSDKDNWIWAFDVKDDGGVANPRKFALLVLTPEVVARKGRSSGADGMTIDANGGLYVATYMGVQVFSAKGEFLGIINTPVYPVSCCFGGDDMQTLFIVGYDKIFKVQTAVKGLKYGPK; encoded by the coding sequence ATGAGAAAACAGCGAACGATCACTGCATCCATCCTGGCGGTCCTGCTGGCCGCCTTCGTGCTGGCCGCACTCCCCGCCTGCGCCAAGAAGCCAGCTTGGGCGGCCAAGAACGATAAACTGATCACCGAGAAAAATATCGTCGTCCGCACCCGCGGCGACATCCCTTCGCGCGGGGCGGTCCCGAACCTGGCCGACGGCGTCATGACGACCCTGGCCTCGCTCCCCGAGGTCCTTTTGGCGCCCGGCGTCAAAGCCAAGATGTACTGGGCCAAGGGCAATCTCGTTGCCTGGCTGACCCTCGATCCGGGCGCCTCGCTTCCCAAGGAGACCCTCCCAGCCGAGCGGATCATGGTCGTCATGAAAGGCGCGGTCAGCCAGTTCCTCGGAGGAGCGAACGTCGAAATGCGGGCCGAGACGCGCGAAGACCCCGACGGCACCCACGGCCGGACACCGCGTAACGACCTCCTGCTCCTGGAGAAAGGCACCGAGAACGCCGTGCAAGCCGGTGTCGCGGGGGCCGAGATCGTCGAAGTCTACTGGCCGGTGCGGGCCGATTATTTGGCCAAGGCTGGGGTCGCGGACGCTCCCCCGGCTCCGGACGTCCAATTCCCGATCGCGCCCACGGTGACGCCCGGGACGGTCTACGACCTGAACGACATTCAATTCACCGAGCTTCAGCCCGGGGCCAATTCCCGCCTGATCGGCGGGCACGGCGCGCAATTGAGCTTCCTGCGCATGGACCCGGGGATGAACTTCGCCGCCCACCTCCATCCCGAGGCGCAATTGATGTGCGTCCTGCGCGGAGCCATGGACGAGCTCATCCTGGACGCCACGGTGCCGATGAAGACGGGCGATCTGCTTTACCTGCCGGCAACGATGGTCCACGGCGGGGCGGTCGGCGAAGTCGGCTGCGACGTCCTCGACGTCTTCTTCCCGCCGCGGCCGGATTACACGGCCAAGAAGGAAGCGCGCGACGCGGCCTTCCACGCCGTCATCCCCGCCTCGGCCGAGGTCGAGCTCTTCGTGGACGGGAGCAAGAGCGGCCCTGGCTTGACCTTCAACGAAGGCCCCAAATGGCTTGCCGGCAAGCTCTATGTCTCGAGCATGTTCTTCGACCAGAAATGGAACGGGAGCCCGGCCAAGAGCAAGACGGTCGAGGTCGATCCGGACGGAACCTACCGCGTGATCTCGAAAGGCTTGCAGACCAACGGGCTGATGCCGCTCCCCAACGGCAACCTGGCCGTCTGCGACATGTTCGGCCACCGGGTTGTTGAGATGACCGTCAAGGGCAAGATCGTCAAGACGCTGGCCTCGACTTTCGAGGGCAAGCCGATCGACGGCCCCAATGACATCGTCACGGACGCCAAGGGCGGGATCTATTTCACCGACCCGCAGTTCACGCCCGAAGCCAAGAAGTTCCAGCCCGGACGGGCCGTTTATTACATCCGGCCCGACGGAAAGCTCGTCCGGATCATCCCGCCCAACGACTTCGCCATGCCCAACGGCATCCTGCTCAGCCCGGACGGCAAGACCCTCTACGTCAACAACACCTACGACAACGAGTCGTTCTGGAACGTGGACTCGGACAAGGACAATTGGATCTGGGCCTTTGACGTCAAGGACGACGGCGGTGTCGCGAATCCGCGCAAATTCGCCCTGCTCGTCCTGACGCCCGAAGTCGTCGCCCGCAAGGGCCGGTCGAGCGGCGCGGACGGCATGACCATCGACGCGAACGGCGGCCTCTATGTGGCCACCTACATGGGCGTCCAGGTGTTCAGCGCCAAGGGCGAATTCCTCGGGATCATCAACACACCCGTCTATCCGGTTAGTTGCTGCTTTGGCGGCGACGACATGCAGACGCTTTTCATCGTCGGCTACGACAAGATCTTTAAGGTCCAGACGGCCGTCAAGGGCCTGAAGTACGGGCCGAAATAA
- a CDS encoding DUF362 domain-containing protein has translation MADRFALQRRDFLKRMGGAIGAAALGGKALLTPLRADAAEPGRPDDPYGQIHFPINRLGQAAPQARVSLVKGEGRYQIVTRSLELIKDEILGSIGNKKVLIKPNIVLADCAACVTHVDAIRAVLDFISPVVKSQILIAESSFHNTMEGFRYNNYQRLEKEYNARLFDLNTDGFQNRYVLGLDNKPSRIRIVNSLLDPDLYVISVARMKTHNYVFVTLSIKNVIMASPLNDYKVNDKGLMHQAAPARNDLLHYNMFHIGQEVFPDLAIIDGYVGIEGNGPAWGAPIASRVALASLDAVAADVTGTRVMGFDPRIVNYLNVMAEAGMGQGNPDKIELLGTPLEKCIMKYKPNEKMAELYKL, from the coding sequence ATGGCCGATCGTTTTGCACTCCAACGCCGGGATTTCCTGAAGCGAATGGGCGGCGCCATCGGCGCGGCGGCGCTGGGAGGGAAAGCCTTGCTGACCCCGCTTCGAGCGGACGCGGCCGAGCCGGGACGGCCTGACGACCCTTACGGGCAAATCCATTTTCCCATCAACCGACTGGGCCAGGCCGCCCCCCAGGCCCGGGTTTCGCTGGTCAAAGGGGAAGGCCGCTACCAGATCGTGACCCGCTCGCTCGAGCTGATCAAGGACGAGATCCTGGGCTCGATCGGGAATAAAAAAGTCCTGATCAAGCCCAACATCGTCCTGGCCGACTGCGCCGCCTGCGTCACCCACGTCGATGCGATCCGGGCCGTTCTGGATTTCATCAGCCCCGTCGTCAAAAGCCAGATCCTGATCGCGGAATCCAGCTTCCACAACACCATGGAGGGATTCCGCTACAACAACTACCAGCGGCTGGAGAAGGAATACAACGCCCGCCTCTTCGACCTCAACACGGACGGCTTCCAGAACCGCTATGTCCTGGGGCTGGACAACAAGCCCTCGCGCATCCGGATCGTCAACTCGCTCCTGGATCCCGACCTCTACGTCATTTCGGTGGCCCGGATGAAGACCCACAACTACGTCTTTGTCACCCTGTCGATCAAGAACGTCATCATGGCCTCACCCCTCAACGACTACAAGGTCAACGACAAGGGCCTGATGCACCAGGCGGCCCCGGCCCGGAACGACCTGCTGCACTACAACATGTTCCACATCGGGCAGGAGGTCTTCCCCGATCTGGCCATCATCGACGGCTACGTCGGCATCGAGGGCAACGGCCCGGCCTGGGGCGCGCCCATCGCCTCGCGGGTGGCCCTGGCCAGCCTGGACGCCGTGGCGGCCGACGTCACCGGAACCCGGGTCATGGGCTTCGATCCCCGCATCGTCAACTACTTGAACGTCATGGCCGAAGCCGGGATGGGCCAGGGCAACCCCGACAAGATCGAGCTTCTGGGGACGCCGCTCGAAAAGTGCATCATGAAATACAAGCCCAACGAGAAGATGGCGGAGCTCTACAAGCTATGA
- a CDS encoding bile acid:sodium symporter family protein, with translation MSAEAKPAGRWRRFYAKYNFTLWVLIFVAASMLRPAIFRSWFGTDLKILIVPLIQIITFGVGTTLSGKDFKNVLAMPGPVLLGIFLQFTIMPLVGYTIAMTFGFPPEVAAGIILIGSVSSGVASNVMTYLAGGNVPLSVTITSGTTLLSPFVTPFWMKTLAGRLIPVDVTAMMMSIFNMIIIPIVAGLAAHGILYGRKRWTREVGTLALASAAFLAAGSAVLRAPGDWWGALSPLRSGLILGFALLALSTLAKLVITVWLRGPERWMDKALPVISMAAICLIIAVITAQSRDQLLSVGPLLILAAIVHNGAGYSLGYWGARLARLDESACRAVAMEVGMQNGGMASGLAIDVLKSTSAALAPAIFGPWMNVSGSLLAGWWRRRPVKPRAAAKA, from the coding sequence ATGAGCGCCGAGGCCAAGCCCGCCGGCCGTTGGAGGCGGTTCTATGCCAAGTACAATTTCACCCTCTGGGTGCTGATATTCGTGGCCGCGTCCATGCTCCGGCCGGCGATCTTCCGGTCCTGGTTCGGGACGGACCTCAAAATCCTCATCGTCCCGCTCATCCAGATCATCACCTTCGGCGTCGGCACGACGCTCAGCGGCAAGGATTTCAAGAACGTTTTGGCCATGCCGGGACCGGTTCTGCTCGGGATTTTCCTGCAGTTCACGATCATGCCCCTGGTCGGCTACACGATCGCTATGACCTTCGGCTTTCCGCCGGAGGTGGCGGCCGGCATCATCCTGATCGGGTCGGTCTCCAGCGGCGTCGCCTCCAACGTCATGACCTACCTGGCCGGGGGCAACGTGCCCCTGTCGGTAACCATCACCTCGGGGACGACCCTGCTCTCGCCGTTCGTGACACCCTTCTGGATGAAGACGCTGGCCGGGCGGCTCATCCCCGTCGACGTCACGGCCATGATGATGTCCATCTTCAATATGATCATCATCCCCATCGTGGCCGGCCTCGCCGCCCACGGAATCCTCTACGGCCGGAAGAGATGGACCCGGGAGGTGGGGACGCTGGCGCTGGCCAGCGCCGCTTTTCTGGCTGCGGGCTCGGCCGTCCTCCGAGCGCCGGGCGATTGGTGGGGCGCACTGTCGCCGCTCCGCTCCGGCCTCATCCTCGGCTTCGCCCTTCTGGCCCTGTCCACCTTGGCCAAGCTCGTCATCACGGTCTGGCTGCGCGGGCCCGAGCGGTGGATGGACAAGGCCTTGCCGGTCATCTCCATGGCCGCCATCTGCCTCATCATCGCCGTCATCACCGCCCAGTCGCGCGATCAGCTCCTCTCGGTCGGCCCGCTTCTCATCCTGGCCGCGATCGTCCACAACGGGGCGGGATACAGCCTCGGCTACTGGGGCGCGCGCCTGGCCCGCCTGGATGAGAGCGCCTGCCGGGCCGTGGCCATGGAGGTTGGGATGCAGAACGGAGGCATGGCCTCGGGCCTGGCCATCGACGTGCTCAAGAGCACCAGCGCCGCCCTCGCCCCGGCCATCTTCGGCCCGTGGATGAATGTGTCCGGATCGCTGCTGGCCGGCTGGTGGCGGCGGCGGCCGGTCAAGCCGCGGGCCGCGGCGAAAGCCTAA
- a CDS encoding ThuA domain-containing protein, whose amino-acid sequence MNNDKSISRRAALRNTALMGAGAALGAAALPARLEAGPAKADVLAVIGDRWHSFDFLRTAFTRTLVKEGGATVEFAPAPSDFDAARLAGHKILLMLCDGLAFPGGYTTTYPFMEPDKVKIVSDPPVEGLDETAVNWLAPAQGKVIREFVEGGGSAWFFHNANYISGGNIDFRHVEGALFTGHTGFRPYKMKIVADHPITRGVKDFVVTEEQHYLIYDKDPKTVLVRSVNEEGLTYKTEKYGDQGATCEACWAYDLGKGRVCYMAPGHTIPGLWNPEYIKLQKNALRWLLRKS is encoded by the coding sequence ATGAACAACGACAAATCCATTTCGCGGCGCGCGGCTCTTCGAAACACGGCCCTGATGGGAGCGGGCGCGGCCCTCGGCGCGGCCGCGCTTCCCGCCCGGCTGGAGGCCGGACCGGCCAAGGCCGACGTCCTGGCCGTGATCGGCGACCGCTGGCACAGCTTCGACTTCCTCCGGACCGCTTTCACCCGAACGCTGGTCAAGGAAGGCGGCGCGACTGTAGAGTTCGCGCCCGCGCCCTCCGATTTCGACGCGGCAAGGCTCGCCGGGCACAAGATCCTGCTCATGCTCTGCGACGGCCTGGCTTTCCCCGGCGGGTATACGACCACGTATCCATTCATGGAGCCGGACAAGGTCAAGATCGTCAGCGATCCGCCCGTCGAGGGGCTGGACGAGACGGCCGTCAATTGGCTCGCACCCGCGCAGGGCAAAGTCATCCGCGAATTCGTCGAGGGAGGCGGGTCGGCCTGGTTTTTCCACAACGCCAACTACATCTCCGGCGGCAACATTGATTTCCGCCATGTCGAGGGCGCGCTGTTCACCGGGCACACGGGCTTTCGCCCCTACAAGATGAAGATCGTCGCCGATCATCCCATCACCCGCGGGGTTAAGGATTTCGTGGTCACCGAAGAACAGCACTATCTCATCTATGACAAGGACCCCAAGACGGTCCTAGTCCGCAGCGTCAACGAGGAAGGGCTGACCTACAAGACGGAAAAGTATGGCGACCAGGGCGCGACGTGCGAGGCCTGCTGGGCTTACGACCTGGGCAAAGGGCGGGTCTGCTACATGGCCCCCGGGCACACCATCCCCGGCCTGTGGAACCCCGAATACATCAAGCTGCAGAAGAACGCCCTGCGCTGGCTGCTGCGCAAGTCGTGA